The nucleotide sequence GCCTCGGCTTCCTCGGCCGGCCCGGGTAACGCGTCGGGCAGCCGTTCATCGGCTTCCATCGGCACCTCTCGGCGGCGCCTGAGCCTCGTCAGCGAGAGGTTGGTGGCGATGCGGACGAGCCAAGCCGGGAAGCCGCCGCGGATGGAGACGAAGCGGTCCAGGGCGAAGTAGGCCCGGACGAAGGTGTCCTGAGCGACGTCCTCGGCGTCGTGGGCGTTGCCGGTGATCCGCCGGGCCGCGCTGAAGACGAGGCGCTGGTAGCGCTGGACCAGGAAGCCGTAAGCCTCTTGGTCTCCCGCCTGACACCGCGCGATGAGTTCTTCGTCGGGGGGAAGTGTCGGCATGCGCTTACCTATCGCCCTTTCCACCAAAATAACGAAGCGGGCGGACGGAAAGTTTCAGCGGGGTCGGGAGAAGCTGTCCCCGGCCCCGCCGACCAGACTCAACCGTCCCTATTCGGCCTTGGGAAGGACCAACTCGAGCAGGTCACGCAGGTCGTTGATGATAGGCGGACGGTAGCGTTCGGCCTCGGGTGGGATTTCCGCATTGACGTCGCGGATCAACCAGACCGGCTTGATTCCGGCCTTCTTGGCCCCCATCACGTCGCCGAAGTAATCGTCACCGACATGGATGGCCGCGCCGGCCGGTACCTTGGCCAGCGCCAGGGCCTTACGGTAGATCTCCGGCGCGGGTTTCTGAGCCCCGGCCGTGCTGGACGAAAGGATGAAGTCCAGATACTGGTCGAGGCCGTGATAGCGGCAGAGCCGACCGAGGGACGGCTCCCAGTTGGAGATGACCCCGAGGACCAGGTCCCGCTCGGCCCGCAGCCGCCCGAGGACCTCGGGGACCTCGGGGTAGATGGCGTAGAGCGGGTCGTAGTCATACATCTCCTGGGCGACGGACTCGACCAGCTGGTCGCGGGGCGGGGCGTCGGCGGCGCCCAGGAAGGTCCGGGCGAAACGGTGGTAGAACTCCCGCTCGTCGTCGTCGGTCACCAGTTGGATCAACTCCGGGTCATGGGTCTTGCGGGCCTCGCCGAGGGCCTCGGCCACCTTGTCGTGGCCGAGGAAGATCCCTTTCTTGGCCAGGAGCTGGCGGGCCCTCTCGGCGGCGTCGCCCTGGAAGTGGATGAGGGTCTTGTTCATGTCGAAGAAGATGGCGCGCATCGGGCTATTCGTCCTCCCGGGCCGGCCGGTTTGAAGCTGGCTCAGGGCCAGCCGGCGCCCGGCGGACCGAAGGTTTTGCGCTCGGCGCGCCGAACATCCCTACCATGCCGGAAAATTGGGGTGCATCTATCCATGGGACCTTGTGATCATCACGTCCACCTGGAACGCGGTCCATACGAGCGATCCTGGCTAGAGCGGTTCTTGAAGACCGCCGCCGCCCGCGGGGTCGGCGAGGTCGGGTTCGTGGAGCATCTGTATCTTTTCAAAGAAGCGGTCGGGCTCCTCGGCGACGGCGGCCCCGGCGGCCTGGCGGCCAGCCCTGTGCGGTTCATCGACGAACGCTACACCAGGAGCATCGATGAGTTCCTGGCCTTTGTTGAGCGGGCCCGACAGGATGGCCTGCCGGTCAAGGTCGGCGTGGAGTTCGACTACCACCCCGAGGACGAAGAGGCCATCGGACGTTTCCTCGACACCTATCCGTTCGACTATCGGATTGGGTCGGTGCACTGCCTAAACAGTTTGGTGTTCGATATGACGCCGGATATTCCCTTCTGGCAGTCAGGCGACATCCGGGCGATCTACGCCGACTACTTCCGGATGCTGGCCCGGCTGGCCCGGTCGGGACTGGCCGACATCATCGGGCACTCCGACGTGATCAAGGTCTGGGGCCATCGGCCCAGCGGCCCGGGGGCCGAGGCCTTCCTCCGCGAGCAGTATGAGTCCCTGGCCGAGGCGGTCGCCGCCGGGCGGCGGCTGGGACCCGGCGGGCGGCCGAGCCCGGGCGATGCCCGCACGGCCGTCGAAATCAACACGGCCGGCTGGCGCAAGCCCGTCGGCGAGGTCTACCCTGGCCCGGGTCTGCTGGCGGCGTTCAAGACCGACGGGGTCCCGATCGTCTTTTCCTCCGATGCCCACGACCCCCGGGATGTCGGGGCCGATTTCGACCGGGCGATGGCCTACGCCCGGGAGGCCGGTTATCAGTCGACGGTCGAATTCGCCGGACGTCGGGCGAGCGAGAAGCCCATCGCCGAAGCCTGAGCGCCGAGAGCACTGAGACCACCAGGGGAGGAATGAGCATGGCCGAGCTTCCTCGGAATCGGAAGATGAGCCGCGAATCCCTAGTCTGCCTGGTCTATCTCATCGTCATCACGGTCTTCCTGAACGCCGACATGAACCTGCTCTATCCCAACGCCGTCCTCATCGAGAAGGACCTGGGCATCAATGACGCCCAACTGGGCGCGGTGTCATCGGCCTTCATCATCATCGGCGCCGTGGTCACCCTGCTCTGGGGGTACATGGCCGACTTCGTCTCCCGCAAGCGGCTCCTCGTCCTGACCGTCCTCTTGGGTGAGGTGCCCTGCCTGATGACCGCCTTCTCCCAGACCTACGGCCAGCTGTATTTCTGGCGGGCCCTGACCGGCCTGGGCATCGGCGGAATCATCCCGATCAGCTTCTCCTTGCTCTCCGACTACTTCACCGTCGAGCAGCGGGGCTTCGCCAATACGATGATCAACACGGTCAGCGGCCTGGGCACGGTCCTGGGGATGCTGGCGGCGGGGTTCATCGGCCCGGTCTATGGGTGGCGGCTCCCCTTCATCGTGGCGGCCGTCCCCAACTTCGTCCTCGTCCCGTTGTTCTACTTCTTCGCCAGGGAGCCCAAGCGGGGCCAGGCCGAGCCGGAACTGCGCGAGCTGGTCGCCGAAGGGGCCTACCGCGGCCGCGAACGCCCGAACTACCTGGCCATGGCCAGGGTCAAGACCAACGTCCTGAGCTTTATCCAGGGCATCCCGGGCTGCGTGCCCTGGGGCGTCCTGACCTTCGCCATCCCGATCTACTTCGTCCGCGAGAAGGGCTTCTCGGTGCAGGCGGCAACGATGATCATGATGATCTTCGGCGCCGGAGTCTTGGCCGGCGGATTCGTCGGGGGCCTTATCGGAACTAAGCTTTATAGCATCAAGAAGTCGTTGATGCCTATCTATTTGGGGATTGTTGTCTACGTCGGGATGTTCCTGGCTTACGGGGTGGTCGCCTACCCGG is from Bacillota bacterium and encodes:
- a CDS encoding sigma-70 family RNA polymerase sigma factor: MPTLPPDEELIARCQAGDQEAYGFLVQRYQRLVFSAARRITGNAHDAEDVAQDTFVRAYFALDRFVSIRGGFPAWLVRIATNLSLTRLRRRREVPMEADERLPDALPGPAEEAEAEMTREEVRQAVGDLPDRYRTAILLRYVQDLSYDEIAAEMGIPRNTVATWLRRALDLLEKSLEAEDGRMTGTDRVTRSPGGRLIKMTAKVKMTAMGRGAR
- a CDS encoding HAD family hydrolase — its product is MRAIFFDMNKTLIHFQGDAAERARQLLAKKGIFLGHDKVAEALGEARKTHDPELIQLVTDDDEREFYHRFARTFLGAADAPPRDQLVESVAQEMYDYDPLYAIYPEVPEVLGRLRAERDLVLGVISNWEPSLGRLCRYHGLDQYLDFILSSSTAGAQKPAPEIYRKALALAKVPAGAAIHVGDDYFGDVMGAKKAGIKPVWLIRDVNAEIPPEAERYRPPIINDLRDLLELVLPKAE
- a CDS encoding histidinol-phosphatase, coding for MGPCDHHVHLERGPYERSWLERFLKTAAARGVGEVGFVEHLYLFKEAVGLLGDGGPGGLAASPVRFIDERYTRSIDEFLAFVERARQDGLPVKVGVEFDYHPEDEEAIGRFLDTYPFDYRIGSVHCLNSLVFDMTPDIPFWQSGDIRAIYADYFRMLARLARSGLADIIGHSDVIKVWGHRPSGPGAEAFLREQYESLAEAVAAGRRLGPGGRPSPGDARTAVEINTAGWRKPVGEVYPGPGLLAAFKTDGVPIVFSSDAHDPRDVGADFDRAMAYAREAGYQSTVEFAGRRASEKPIAEA
- a CDS encoding MFS transporter, which produces MAELPRNRKMSRESLVCLVYLIVITVFLNADMNLLYPNAVLIEKDLGINDAQLGAVSSAFIIIGAVVTLLWGYMADFVSRKRLLVLTVLLGEVPCLMTAFSQTYGQLYFWRALTGLGIGGIIPISFSLLSDYFTVEQRGFANTMINTVSGLGTVLGMLAAGFIGPVYGWRLPFIVAAVPNFVLVPLFYFFAREPKRGQAEPELRELVAEGAYRGRERPNYLAMARVKTNVLSFIQGIPGCVPWGVLTFAIPIYFVREKGFSVQAATMIMMIFGAGVLAGGFVGGLIGTKLYSIKKSLMPIYLGIVVYVGMFLAYGVVAYPAHAGMTFLQLLGPMSLAFLIGFVASMVGPNPKTILMNVNLPENRGSISSVFNLTDSIGNGVGPFLGGLLSVSFGMTRALYIAITFWALCGFWWFFVSRTEPRDEEAVRRVLAERAEAMGGASAGGGAPAGGR